A region of Toxotes jaculatrix isolate fToxJac2 chromosome 23, fToxJac2.pri, whole genome shotgun sequence DNA encodes the following proteins:
- the LOC121177191 gene encoding uncharacterized protein LOC121177191 isoform X2 — protein MSHPLYNPYTPSGNQSSSQGQYGLSSIQAERDPQRAAPHLGTGSSFSSSGTSSAAPASSGRMIPSLLAQPVSHRPEQSRAVRDEDLERSVDMHISRAREEVRYLSKPAHQPVDEGTRFTSSRDEFLSPGTGMTSYSMSSTSASLGHRHSDVESGSSSLDWLPNYKRSTADDSPKFYPSSASSSYTASGDGRFNASSERERDRQSIPGLGDYDYPMPDKPAAPPESSRPKYTSESAANILLHFGLEKEDLEHLISYPEDQITPANLPFILRQIRIQKAKRATTADQPKPYPESQPTRSVSGMDSFSSSGRAGMREEDITPSVRQPSKVIDYGHTGKYTVGVVDEIGRTSGRRANSGGSGSMLLVDTYSSSSHSQEPLQKDTTELKSGALGSSRDQGSSSYGSVRSSVAPPSTDPPKRLQTESNQTSQTILGSFSMAKKGPDVRVFKSEASKPLPSIKPETNNQSTSKTQPSSSRFHRVHPGRPGLVLIGSSDASGTKDQSKTQGKESTVAEQVKKQQAQQQQTPQQQKQQQQMQQMQQNQQQQKQQNQQQQKQHMQQMQQQQTQQQKKQQHMQQTQQQQPVSQMGQALCPPIFSAAQPVALASLLSSNMDASLAVQRSMFVPGDPRSLIIPRIPPQPILSPLNFMRMSQMPSSTQHQAKSPLSKGQPTPAMMHDYAAATPKVFPHTCSLCYKEFTHLKDWIAHQNTSLHLESCKLLRAQYPEWDGEIVLGPSAAGKDAKPSPSASAQTAQHRHQKTRHGSRSRSRSRSRSHSPRRHRGSESRREKRSRSRSPHSSRYTRGSRSRSRSPRYDRHSSSLSASPRRHHGSESRREKRSRSRSPHSSRYTRSSRSRSRSPRYDRPTSSRYRSRSRSYERRASPRRRDEKRSSSQRSEERRSSPRRSRERRSSPRRGDERRSSPRRSRESRSSTEGSSPQRMRSSSAGRLAKKLLEKSAVQSLPKGSDLEAVVKTLAPALLAELAKIKSSSSSSSSSSPKGGKHPQSSSSSGGKSSSSAAPSSSSSSSGAKKKESTTGSFKAKPSPQKSKVAKSSPPTMVKLEGIRSSLSHNDVVAVVEQFGKTKSVVLFRSKLEAIVCFEKEEDAKKLKSVKSFDMKGMPVTVVREKDADSKEQKKSPQKKPASSEVSTPQTAKSTTAAATPKTDPLPAALSSSSKNTSKKNTTGKQAKTAAKGSGKGSTGVTKGKAKMVKSKEQQKETAKVDNSENTTVAEPTKGSEMGTDAQKPKTAVDNLAAAEAVTEEKGEETAAINVPETSESKELGSKAQESAAVPEDTATVVETGNAAVSAEVDVEANEAKDAEPMEAGEVEAEVKQPMEVESGAEGEPTQAVPDKPSESQPPTSSHETVQNAEAVPRPLDTDTKSPQNPIKTPETSVKASVQVQHSTQPEPESTAQGLETKRDSSQVQQQAASRSAAAALQTELTVKGMEKIIQKGDPVSDVKTQRNPASAEDTSSAVGSVSAVSPEVPASTKTKQTAVAASEQQPAAATSSSATAADLTVGEMVEKHLHPNSITCLKSETCFLPKFMALGKKQLIITNLPKYQDGLYTEEDLAKLFIPFGFRYRNDLLDFIFVVPQARMAFVVMPTVMDVQNIMRDVRKKRFILKKSRLRLRVVDSGVTMSPLGFYKSLMKRMSSPVVDDGERTIFIKNISPGEARDLRENLRKIEFVRNYLPLLNKVYIEFESIRDADRLGVWYSLLNRAPGHSVYRLKTPHSGCTSLPPRLPANAMPDSKDAVAGATVPSTEFGVPEGSVSPFWVMMTAVPFVFPTMSPWFRIPEYLTVRGHDDIARASRQGSEFHTVMLTGLPEGNYRHEDVARLVWTYFPKQNLHSLYYNVTVLTLQRRAFVHFSDWAACCSFAQDHIRNPVSVRGSILKLHFVLQHMYPESREELMYKTLMKWSNARVPDVESLEERLLCVEISGTTVDVVKMVMEVVASIAPFVSFLPLANRICVEMADSSGVTQVVENYNTFSPGSLSKRTTWSKVQRFESLKSLKKRLEDSSETTINLELGTVDAEVISEPVTAGPSADVTMKEEDNEKMRAEIAMDSTIAPKANEDVEKAGVNREQGPPTILKNTADGNSVPAASSLTLSATSQVKSDDNAAELVRIDEDVFRVLTAAVRQHRLTRESRTCSEEKESPSTSNTSSRGVSYRETPQTKRLIPSLFSIQDQDDFTDDTVSSDAYLFDEHNFNMEDFVTIDEVGDDVGDRSPDHQSSSSSEQSSREKKERQRSDSSSSAKQTSTRSLKDSKSSSFSSSSSFKSTKDSVKSSSSSKSTSVSTKQPKDSSVAPKSLPKSSSSASVRKPSASSSSVSPETSTSPHQKTQQSKTKPPARASSASSSSCRTRSSSTAREREKMASAAAVESSHPQPHGEEAKASESAVAESGHRVSAEGIAVKTGESETKIETSSEMHPPAQAQSLEIDFKDNALEDLETSKEGRKDDVDKHDDAENFQIIDSLDDQSDEHMDDGNQAGSSETQLPEPEKGQGLHEETFQVNKEGKTCPEECSNKEVSTSLQVEDSATDDQAAAGQEGGSLSEDYGKEEVRGKSISAESCKTSTNVEKADEQILNDDRDVTEQETFEILDSVDDQMATEEENQKPETPGDQMSKEDMRCTEEEEDTYQVIDSVEDQPTATESEADDKEKRTKKVEVAARKDERSSRRSGLRTRASKSEEKEKSPKKQDRAFKKYETRTKTDATAGVSKKDKDLTEDMVYEVVDSIEDEPVQDTDATEKSGRRRSARGKKEDKMTLKLPEASEKPGGDEEASYEILDSVEDEAVTGEPTIITRPTRGRGERPTKKDASSEKTKKDGTPTRRHTPARESPKKEQKAAPKESTPTKKSDSVVREVSEDDATYEILDSVEDEVVKDDRPATGGKGKRGRPKKTKKDTATLKKGDKDGPEKVAHEEDVTYQILDAVEDEMVDDHPPTGLSTSARKEKQAKRSAPLTASPKNEEEEEEEPMYQIVDSLEDDEEVSKRVMKERSKTKDDTCPKEEAPALKEDIPAHSTASVEPSERAGDLEDVDPSAEEESGMGKKGRSPKTDVKKECKSTTKPRSDTATPAGVKNQKSPKKNDSASALVNLDEVSEEEEDYPDDTAEEEELRKRQAAAKEKQLAKEREKEQEERRTREREDRERRSRSSSSSSSGGGTRKAKERGREREEKEEVDTREMVTLDEVGADDVGEERAAQDGEWDGEMTEGELQALVTLDEIVEEEEEGKARPPSKEDESVDSLNPETLVTLDEAGGDDEEKMGENEAEKRSAKRKHHDDAEESVNFVTVDEVGEVEEEEEKEATVTRGRAKRRTRQTPVRKSTRGKKVGAKDERVEEKEPAVFDGKPPASLDASSSSDKDPSTLSRDIQREVEGASRADVDATPAGSDLQPEHPERQSQDGCVEEGEEDKEGWSRADIKAVSKRKTELVGPEAKRSRSQSPCVAADFKLPPFNPNNPLGQEFVVPKSGFFCNLCCVFYLNESTAKDLHCSSQRHYDNLQKHYQKLQKKPPRSSTHSSQGSVSD, from the exons ATGTCTCACCCCCTGTATAACCCCTATACTCCCTCTGGGAACCAGAGTTCCTCCCAGGGACAATATGGACTTTCCAGTATTCAGGCAGAGAGGGACCCTCAGAGGGCAGCTCCTCATCTTGGAACTGGTTCCAGCTTCAGCTCTTCTGGTACTTCTTCTGCGGCCCCTGCCAGCTCTGGGCGAATGATCCCGTCGCTGCTGGCTCAGCCAGTGAGCCACAGGCCTGAACAGAGTAGAGCCGTAAGAGATGAGGACTTAGAGAGGTCTGTAGATATGCATATTAGCAGAGCCAGAGAGGAAGTGAGGTACCTTAGCAAACCAGCGCATCAGCCTGTAGACGAGGGCACTCGCTTTACTAGCTCAAGAGATGAGTTTCTCTCCCCAGGCACAGGGATGACCTCCTATTCGATGTCCTCAACCTCTGCCTCTCTGGGACATAGACACTCTGATGTTGAAAGTGGCAGTAGCTCCTTGGACTGGTTGCCAAACTACAAAAGGTCAACTGCTGATGATTCCCCTAAATTTTATCCATCGTCTGCTTCATCTAGCTATACCGCCAGCGGAGACGGTAGGTTTAATGCCTCCAGTGAAAGAGAACGTGATAGGCAGTCCATTCCAGGGTTAGGTGATTATGACTATCCAATGCCTGACAAACCTGCGGCCCCTCCTGAGTCAAGTCGCCCTAAGTATACTTCCGAATCAGCTGCTAACATCCTTTTGCACTTTGGACTTGAAAAAGAGGACTTGGAACATCTCATCTCTTACCCTGAAGACCAGATCACCCCCGCCAACCTGCCGTTCATCCTGCGCCAAATCCGCATTCAGAAGGCCAAGAGAGCTACAACTGCAGACCAGCCAAAACCCTACCCTGAATCTCAGCCCACCAGAAGTGTGAGTGGCATGGACAGTTTCAGCAGTTCTGGAAGGGCAGGAATGCGTGAGGAGGACATTACTCCATCAGTTCGCCAGCCCAGTAAAGTGATTGACTATGGCCATACTGGCAAATACACTGTAGGGGTTGTGGATGAGATTGGAAGGACCAGTGGCAGAAGAGCCAACAGTGGTGGAAGTGGCAGCATGCTGCTGGTGGACACTTACAGTAGTAGCAGCCACAGTCAAGAACCGCTGCAAAAAGATACGACAGAGTTGAAAAGCGGCGCCTTGGGTTCTTCACGTGACCAGGGTAGCTCTTCGTACGGTTCAGTACGGAGCTCTGTAGCTCCTCCAAGCACTGATCCTCCTAAACGATTGCAGACCGAATCAAACCAGACTTCTCAAACAATCCTCGGCTCTTTTTCTATGGCGAAGAAAGGCCCAGACGTAAGAGTCTTCAAGTCTGAAGCCTCCAAACCGCTTCCTTCGATAAAaccagagacaaacaaccagtCAACGTCGAAAACCCAGCCTTCCAGCAGTCGGTTCCACCGTGTGCATCCTGGCCGACCTGGGCTTGTGCTCATTGGCAGCAGTGATGCCAGCGGCACTAAGGATCAGAGTAAAACTCAAGGAAAAGAGTCAACAGTTGCTGAGCAGGTGAAAAAGCAGCAGGCGCAGCAGCAACAGACGCCGCagcaacagaagcagcagcaacagatgcAGCAGATGCAACAGAATCAGCAGCAACAGAAGCAACAGAATCAGCAGCAACAGAAGCAACACatgcagcagatgcagcagcagcagacacagcagcaaaagaagcagcagcacatgcagcagacgcagcagcagcagccagtgtcACAAATGGGGCAAGCGCTGTGTCCCCCAATTTTTTCTGCTGCGCAACCTGTTGCTcttgcttctctcctctccagcaACATGGATGCCTCACTTGCCGTGCAGCGTTCAATGTTTGTTCCCGGCGATCCTCGCTCCCTCATTATTCCTCGAATTCCACCTCAGCCGATCCTGAGCCCGCTGAACTTCATGCGTATGTCACAGATGCCTTCCAGCACTCAGCATCAAGCGAAGAGTCCATTGTCCAAGGGTCAGCCGACACCGGCCATGATGCATGACTATGCAGCGGCTACACCGAAAGTCTTTCCACATACCTGTTCTCTGTGTTACAAAGAATTCACTCATTTGAAG GATTGGATCGCCCACCAGAACACCAGCCTTCACCTTGAGAGCTGCAAACTCCTCCGGGCACA atACCCAGAGTGGGATGGTGAGATAGTACTCGGCCCCAG TGCTGCAGGGAAAGATGCCAAGCCCTCACCCTCAGCTTCTGCCCAGACCGCTCAACATCGTCACCAGAAAACCAGGCATGGGAGCCGCTCCCGTTCCCGCTCCCGTTCCCGCTCACACAGCCCCCGCAGGCACCGCGGCTCGGAGAGTCGAAGGGAGAAACGCAGCCGATCACGATCACCTCACAGCTCCAGATACACTCGCGG GTCCCGGTCTCGTTCCCGCTCCCCACGGTATGACCGccattcctcctccctctcgGCCAGCCCCCGGAGGCACCACGGCTCGGAGAGTCGAAGAGAGAAACGCAGCCGATCGCGGTCGCCGCACAGCTCCAGATACACTCGCAG TTCCCGGTCTCGTTCTCGCTCTCCACGGTATGACCGCCCTACCTCCTCCCGCTACCGGTCCCGTTCGAGGAGCTATGAGAGACGAGCCTCACcgaggaggagagatgagaaaCGGTCCTCGTCACAAAGGAGTGAAGAGAGGCGATCCTCTCCGAGAAGGAGCCGTGAAAGGCGATCATCGCCAAGGAGGGGCGACGAGAGACGGTCATCTCCAAGGAGGAGCCGTGAAAGCCGATCGTCCACAGAGGGGTCGTCGCCTCAACGGATGAGGTCGAGCAGCGCAGGGAGACTGGCTAAGAAACTACTGGAAAAATCAG CTGTCCAGTCTCTGCCAAAAGGCTCTGACCTGGAGGCTGTTGTTAAAACTCTGGCTCCTGCCTTACTGGCAGAGCTAGCCAAGATCAAgtcttcctcatcatcatcatcctcttcgTCACCCAAAGGAGGAAAACACCCTcagtcttcttcctcttctgggGGAAAGAGCTCATCCTCTGCTGCCCCTTCgtcatcgtcctcctcctcaggaGCAAAGAAGAAGGAGTCGACCACCGGGTCCTTTAAAGCAAAGCCCAGTCCGCAGAAGAGCAAG GTGGCTAAATCGTCTCCTCCAACCATGGTGAAGCTCGAAGGGATTCGCAGTTCTCTCTCGCACAATGATGTGGTGGCTGTTGTGGAGcagtttggaaaaacaaaatcagtcgTCCTGTTTCGGTCCAAACTGGAG GCAATCGTGTGTTTCGAGAAGGAGGAAGACGCCAAGAAGCTGAAGAGCGTAAAGAGCTTCGACATGAAAGGAATGCCAGTCACTGTTGTCCGGGAAAAG GATGCTGATTCTAAGGAGCAAAAGAAGAGTCCTCAGAA AAAACCTGCCAGTTCTGAAGTATCCACACCTCAAACAGCTAAATCCACAACCGCCGCCGCCACCCCCAAAACGGATCCTCTCCCTGCAGCTTTATCTTCATCCTCAAAAAACActtccaaaaaaaacacaacaggcaaACAGGCAAAAACTGCCGCGAAAGGCTCAGGTAAAGGCTCAACAGGTGTCACTAAAGGAAAAGCCAAAATGGTCAAATCTAAGGAGCAGCAGAAAGAGACAGCCAAGGTTGATAACTCAGAAAACACAACTGTTGCTGAACCAACTAAAGGCTCAGAAATGGGCACTGATGCTCAGAAACCCAAAACAGCAGTGGACAATTTAGCTGCAGCAGAAGCTGTGAcagaagaaaagggagaggaaaCAGCTGCCATAAATGTTCCAGAGACTTCAGAGTCTAAAGAACTGGGATCAAAGGCTCAGGAATCGGCGGCGGTGCCAGAAGACACAGCCACGGTTgtggaaacaggaaatgcagcGGTTTCTGCTGAAGTTGATGTTGAGGCAAACGAGGCCAAAGATGCTGAACCAATGGAGGCTGGGGAAGTTGAAGCTGAAGTGAAACAGCCCATGGAAGTTGAAAGTGGTGCTGAGGGTGAGCCGACACAGGCTGTACCAGACAAACCCAGTGAGAGTCAACCACCAACCAGTTCACATGAGACTGTTCAGAACGCAGAAGCAGTTCCTCGACCTTTAGACACGGATACTAAGAGCCCACAGAATCCCATTAAAACGCCTGAAACCTCTGTTAAAGCTTCAGTGCAGGTCCAGCACAGCACCCAGCCAGAGCCAGAGTCCACCGCACAAGGGCTGGAGACCAAGAGAGACTCTTCTCAAgtccagcagcaggcagcatcCAGGTCAGCCGCAGCTGCTTTACAGACCGAGCTAACAGTCAAAGGGATggagaaaataatacaaaaaggAGATCCTGTGTCTGACGTGAAGACCCAGAGGAATCCAGCATCAGCCGAAGACACCTCCAGCGCTGTCGGCAGTGTTTCAGCTGTGTCGCCTGAAGTGCCTGCATCTACCAAAACTAAGCAGACAGCTGTAGCAGCGAGCGAACAGCAGCCGGCAGCAGCCACGTCCTCTTCAGCTACGGCTGCCGATCTGACTGTTGGGGAGATGGTAGAAAAGCACCTGCATCCAAATAGTATCA cGTGCCTCAAGTCAGAAACCTGCTTCTTACCAAAA TTTATGGCGCTTGGTAAGAAGCAGCTGATAATAACCAACCTGCCGAAGTATCAGGATGGCCTCTACACAGAGGAAGATCTCGCCAAACTGTTCATTCCATTTGGATTTAGATATCGGAATGACTTGCTTGACTTTATCTTTGTCGTTCCTCAGGCACGCATG GCCTTCGTTGTGATGCCGACAGTGATGGATGTGCAGAACATAATGCGAGACGTCAGAAAGAAGCGCTTTATTCTCAAAAAGTCTCGACTGAGGTTACGTGTGGTGGACAGCGGAGTAACCATGTCACCG CTTGGGTTTTATAAATCACTGATGAAGCGGATGAGTTCT CCTGTGGTTGATGATGGAGAGAGAACAATCTTCATCAAGAACATTTCACCAGGCGAGGCCAGAGACCTCAGGGAGAATTTGAGAAAAATCGAATTTGTCAGAAACTACCTGCCTCTCCTCAACAAG GTATACATCGAGTTTGAGTCCATTCGTGATGCTGATAGGCTCGGAGTTTGGTACAGCCTCCTCAATCGGGCCCCGGGTCACAGCGTCTACAGGCTGAAAACACCACACAGCGGCTGTACATCACTAC CACCAAGACTTCCCGCAAACGCTATGCCGGACAGCAAGGATGCTGTTGCCGGGGCAACCGTCCCGTCAACAGAGTTTGGCGTTCCAGAGGGCAGCGTGTCACCGTTTTGGGTCATGATGACAGCTGTTCCCTTTGTGTTCCCCACCATGTCTCCTTGGTTCAGGATCCCAG AATATCTGACAGTCAGAGGACATGACGACATTGCG AGGGCCAGCCGCCAGGGTTCGGAGTTCCACACAGTCATGTTAACTGGTTTGCCAGAAGGAAACTACAGACACGAGGACGTTGCCAGGCTCGTCTGGACCTATTTCCCCAAACAAAACCTTCACTCCCTGTACTACAACGTGACAGTCCTCACGCTgcagaggagg GCTTTCGTGCATTTCAGCGACTGGGCTGCGTGCTGCAGTTTTGCCCAAGATCACATCAGAAATCCAGTTTCTGTCAGAGGCTCCATACTCAAGCTCCACTTCGTCTTACAGCACATGTATCCTGAATCGAGAGAG GAGCTCATGTATAAAACTCTGATGAAATGGAGCAACGCT CGTGTTCCAGATGTAGAGTCTCTCGAGGAGCGTTTGCTCTGTGTTGAGATCTCCGGGACAACTGTGGACGTCGTCAAGATGGTCATGGAAGTGGTGGCGTCCATTGCGCCTTTTGTCAGCTTCCTGCCGCTCGCCAACAGG ATATGTGTGGAGATGGCTGATTCCAGCGGTGTAACACAGGTGGTGGAGAACTACAACACCTTCTCACCGGGCTCTTTATCGAAGCGCACAACTTG GAGTAAAGTTCAGCGTTTCGAGTC tttgaaGAGCCTGAAAAAGCGTCTTGAGGACTCCAGTGAGACGACGATAAACCTCGAACTGGGCACTGTCGATGCTGAAGTCATTTCTGAACCGGTCACAGCAGGACCGAGTGCCGACGTAACaatgaaggaggaggacaaCGAGAAGATGAGAGCTGAGATAGCCATGGACTCCACCATTGCTCCTAAGGCAAATGAGGATGTAGAGAAAGCAGGAGTGAACAGGGAGCAGGGGCCACCAACAATTCTAAAGAATACTGCTGATGGAAACAGCGTCCCTGCTGCTTCCAGCCTCACACTCTCAGCCACAAGTCAGGTCAAGTCCGACGACAACGCCGCTGAACTTGTTCGCATTGACGAGGACGTATTCAGGGTCCTTACAGCTGCAGTCCGCCAGCACAGACTTACCAGAGAAAGCAGGACATgcagtgaggagaaagag AGCCCCAGCACAAGCAACACAAGCTCCAGAGGTGTCAGTTATAGAGAGACACCACAAACAAAG AGATTGATTCCGTCTTTGTTCTCGATCCAGGATCAGGATGATTTTACAGATGACACCGTTTCGTCAGACGCCTACCTTTTTGATGAGCACAATTTCAACATGGAGGACTTTGTCACCATTGATGAAGTTGGCGACGACGTGGGAGACAGAAGCCCTGACCACCAGAGCTCCTCATCGTCTGAGCAGTcctccagagagaaaaaagaaaggcaacGCTCAGATTCATCGTCCTCTGCCAAACAGACCTCAACAAGGTCCTTGAAAGACTCTAAAAGCTCGTCcttttcctcatcctcctcattcAAGTCAACTAAAGACTCAGTGAAGAGCAGCTCATCTTCTAAATCGACCTCTGTGTCAACAAAACAGCCGAAGGACTCATCTGTGGCTCCCAAATCCCTTCCCAAATCGTCATCCTCTGCCAGTGTCAGGAAgccctctgcttcctcttcttcagtgTCTCCAGAAACCTCTACCTCCCCTcatcaaaaaacacaacagagcaaGACAAAACCTCCAGCTAGAGCATCCAGTGCTTCATCCTCGAGTTGCAGGACCCGATCGTCCTCCACTGCGCGTGAAAGGGAAAAGatggcatcagcagcagctgtagagtCGTCTCATCCTCAGCCACATGGAGAAGAAGCAAAAGCCTCGGAGAGCGCAGTGGCAGAGTCTGGCCACAGAGTGTCAGCAGAGGGAATCGCTGTAAAAACTGGTGAGTCAGagacaaaaatagaaacatcATCAGAGATGCATCCACCTGCACAAGCCCAGAGTCTGGAGATTGATTTTAAGGACAACGCCCTCGAAGACCTAGAGACAAGcaaagagggaagaaaggacGATGTTGACAAGCATGATGATGCTGAAAATTTCCAGATCATTGATTCACTTGATGACCAGTCAGATGAACATATGGACGATGGAAACCAAGCAGGCAGCTCTGAAACCCAGTTACCCGAACCGGAGAAAGGCCAGGGTTTGCATGAGGAAACCTTTCAGGTCAACAAGGAAGGTAAAACCTGCCCAGAAGAGTGCAGCAATAAGGAAGTGAGCACTTCTTTGCAGGTGGAAGACAGTGCCACTGACGACCAAGCAGCTGCAGGTCAGGAGGGCGGATCCCTGTCTGAAGATTACGGTAAGGAGGAGGTCAGAGGCAAAAGCATTTCAGCAGAATCCTGCAAAACCTCCACAAATGTTGAAAAAGCTGATGAGCAAATCCTAAATGACGACCGTGATGTTACCGAGCAAGAAACCTTCGAGATATTGGATTCAGTTGACGATCAGATggcaacagaagaagaaaaccaaaaaccCGAAACGCCCGGTGATCAGATGTCTAAAGAAGACATGAGGtgcacagaagaagaggaagatacCTATCAGGTAATCGATTCTGTTGAAGATCAGCCAACAGCCACAGAGTCTGAGGCTGACGACAAGgaaaaaagaaccaaaaaagTGGAGGTGGCTGCTAGAAAAGATGAGCGATCATCGAGGAGGAGTGGCCTCAGGACCAGAGCATCCAAAagtgaagagaaggagaaatcaCCCAAGAAACAGGACAGGGCGTTTAAGAAATACGAAACGCGAACGAAGACGGACGCCACTGCAGGAGTGtctaaaaaagacaaagatctCACTGAGGACATGGTGTATGAAGTAGTAGATTCTATTGAAGATGAACCGGTTCAAGATACAGACGCCACAGAAAAATCTGGTAGGAGGAGGAGTGcaaggggaaagaaagaggataaaatgacactgaaacTCCCTGAAGCATCTGAAAAACCCGGTGGAGACGAGGAGGCTTCATATGAAATTTTAGACTCTGTGGAGGACGAGGCCGTCACAGGAGAACCAACAATTATTACAAGACCTaccagaggaagaggggaaagaCCAACGAAGAAAGATGCTTcaagtgagaaaacaaaaaaagacggCACGCCAACAAGGAGGCACACTCCTGCCAGAGAATCGCcaaagaaagagcagaaagcAGCTCCGAAAGAGAGCACACCAACGAAGAAGAGTGACAGTGTTGTAAGAGAGGTAAGTGAGGACGATGCCACCTATGAAATATTAGACTCTGTGGAAGACGAGGTTGTTAAAGACGACCGGCCTGCcacaggaggaaaaggaaaaaggggaaGACCAAAGAAGACTAAAAAagacacagcaacactgaagaAAGGCGACAAAGATGGACCTGAAAAAGTGGCTCATGAAGAAGACGTGACATATCAGATTCTTGATGCTGTGGAGGACGAGATGGTCGACGATCACCCTCCCACAGGACTGTCAACGAGCGCGAGAAAGGAAAAGCAAGCAAAGAGAAGCGCACCTCTCACAGCATCACCcaaaaatgaggaggaggaggaagaggagcccATGTATCAGATTGTAGATTCTctggaagatgatgaagaggtgTCCAAAAGAGTCATGAAGGAAAGGAGTAAGACAAAAGATGACACTTGTCCAAAAGAGGAGGCACCAGCTCTCAAAGAAGACATACCTGCACACAGCACCGCCAGTGTCGAACCGTCTGAAAGAGCTGGCGATTTAGAGGATGTTGACCCGTCTGCTGAAGAAGAGTCTGGTATGGGAAAGAAGGGAAGATCACCCAAAACAGACGTTAAGAAAGAGTGTAAATCAACTACTAAGCCCCGAAGTGATACTGCGACACCAGCTGGGGTGAAGAATCAAAAGTCACCCAAGAAAAATGACTCAGCGAGCGCTTTGGTGAACCTGGATGAAgtgagcgaggaggaggaggattacCCTGACGACACGGCCGAGGAGGAAGAACTGAGGAAGAGGCAGGCTGCCGCGAAAGAGAAGCAGCTCGCCAAGGAGCGAGAGAaggaacaggaagagaggaggaccagggagagagaagacaggGAGCGAAGAAgccggagcagcagcagcagcagcagcgggggAGGGACAAGGAAGGCGAAGGAGAGGGGAAGGgaaagggaagagaaggaggaggtagACACCAGGGAGATGGTGACTCTGGATGAGGTGGGAGCAGATGATGTTGGAGAGGAAAGAGCTGCACAAGATGGAGAGTGGGATGGGGAGATGACGGAGGGAGAGCTGCAGGCGCTCGTCACTCTGGATGAAATtgtagaagaggaggaggaggggaaggccCGCCCACCCAGCAAGGAGGACGAATCAGTGGACTCCTTAAACCCAGAG aCTTTGGTGACATTAGATGAAGCAGGCGGTGATGATGAAGAGAAGATGGGTGAAAACGAAGCTGAGAAAAGATCTGCCAAACGCAAACACCATGACGACGCAG AGGAGAGTGTGAACTTTGTGACGGTAGACGAGGTGGGAGAGgttgaagaggaggaagaaaaggaagctACTGTGACAAGAGGCCGAGCCAAGAGGAGGACCAGACAGACCCCCg TGAGAAAATCTACCAGAGGGAAAAAGGTTGGGGCAAAAGATGAGAGGGTGGAAGAAAAGGAACCAGCTGTCTTTGATGGGAAACCTCCCGCTTCACTCGATGCCTCGTCATCTTCGGACAAAGATCCATCGACGTTGTCACGTGACATCCAGCGAGAGGTGGAAGGAGCGAGCCGTGCCGACGTGGACGCCACCCCTGCTGGGTCGGACCTGCAGCCGGAGCACCCAGAGAGGCAGAGCCAGGACGGGTgtgtggaggaaggagaagaggacaAGGAAGGATGGAGCAGGGCGGACATTAAAG CTGTGAGTAAAAGGAAGACGGAGCTCGTCGGACCTGAGGCAAAGCGATCTCGTTCTCAGTCTCCTTGTGTTGCTGCCGACTTCAAACTGCCGCCATTCAACCCCAACAACCCCCTCG gTCAGGAGTTTGTGGTCCCCAAATCAGGGTTCTTCTGcaatctgtgctgtgttttctacCTGAACGAGAGCACGGCCAAGGACCTCCACTGCAGCAGCCAGAGACACTACGACAACCTGCAG AAACATTATCAGAAGCTCCAGAAGAAACCGCCAAGAAGTTCAACACACAGTTCTCAAGGCTCCGTTTCTGATTGA